A region from the Triticum aestivum cultivar Chinese Spring chromosome 3D, IWGSC CS RefSeq v2.1, whole genome shotgun sequence genome encodes:
- the LOC123075676 gene encoding germin-like protein 1-3 yields MAPKQLPTVLLAVCSTLLGLAAPLLAGDPDMLQDFCVADYKSLDGPLRLNGFPCKRPENVTADDFFSAALAFPGNTGNPVGSAVTAANVEKLPGLNTLGVSMSRVDYAPWGVNPPHTHPRATEIVYVLEGSLDVGFVTTAGKLFARTVCKGELFVFPRGLVHYQKNNGGAPAAAISAFNSQLPGTQPLALAMFAASPPVPTDVLARALQIDGGLVEAIKSKFPQK; encoded by the exons ATGGCGCCCAAGCAGCTCCCTACCGTCCTCCTCGCCGTCTGCTCCACCCTCCTGGGCCTGGCCGCGCCATTGCTCGCCGGCGACCCCGACATGCTCCAGGATTTCTGCGTCGCCGACTACAAATCCCTCGATGGCC CGCTGCGTCTGAACGGGTTCCCGTGCAAGAGGCCGGAGAACGTGACGGCGGACGACTTCTTCTCCGCCGCGCTGGCATTCCCGGGAAACACCGGCAACCCAGTCGGCTCAGCCGTGACGGCGGCGAACGTGGAGAAGCTCCCGGGGCTGAACACGTTGGGGGTCTCCATGTCCCGCGTGGACTACGCGCCGTGGGGCGTGAACCCGCCGCACACCCACCCGCGAGCCACCGAGATCGTCTACGTGCTCGAGGGCTCCCTCGATGTCGGCTTCGTCACCACCGCCGGCAAGCTCTTCGCCCGCACCGTCTGCAAGGGCGAACTCTTCGTCTTCCCCCGTGGCCTCGTCCACTACCAGAAGAACAACGGAGGTGCGCCGGCCGCCGCCATCTCGGCCTTCAACAGCCAGCTTCCGGGCACGCAGCCCCTCGCCCTAGCGATGTTCGCAGCCTCACCACCGGTTCCTACCGACGTGCTGGCCAGGGCGCTCCAGATCGACGGCGGCCTGGTGGAGGCCATCAAGTCCAAGTTCCCGCAAAAGTAA